From Paenibacillus sp. FSL H8-0537:
CCTTATTTTATGCCTAGGAGGGATGCTGAGATGAAAGAGCAGGAGCGCAAGCCGAATCGTTCAGTGAAGGATGAGCAGTCGCTTGAACATACGCTGAGCAAGCTGGATAGCAGGCTGAGCAAAATAGCGGCAGAAATGGAGCGTACGCAAATCGCAGAATATGTAGATTTGCTCAATCGGCCGATTAGCCTCATATGGCGCAATGTGCTTGCCGGATTGGCCAGAGGCGTCGGTATCGCGAT
This genomic window contains:
- a CDS encoding DUF5665 domain-containing protein; protein product: MKEQERKPNRSVKDEQSLEHTLSKLDSRLSKIAAEMERTQIAEYVDLLNRPISLIWRNVLAGLARGVGIAIGFTFFAATILYVLQILGALNLPIIGDYIADIVRIVQIQLEGKNY